A stretch of Vulpes vulpes isolate BD-2025 chromosome 4, VulVul3, whole genome shotgun sequence DNA encodes these proteins:
- the LOC140598453 gene encoding large ribosomal subunit protein eL38: MPRKIEEIKDFLLTARRKDAKSVKIKKNKDNVKFKVRCSRYLYTLVITDKEKAEKLKQSLPPGLAVKELK, encoded by the coding sequence ATGCCTCGCAAAATCGAGGAAATCAAGGACTTCTTGCTGACGGCCCGGCGGAAGGACGCCAAATCCGTCAAGATCAAGAAGAATAAGGATAATGTGAAGTTTAAAGTTCGATGCAGCCGATATCTTTATACTTTGGTCATCACAgacaaagagaaggcagagaaactcaagcagtCTCTGCCCCCAGGTTTGGCAGTGAAGGAGCTAAAATGA